Within the Alteromonas sp. M12 genome, the region TTGTTTCCTCTATATCAAAAAATGACGATATCTGTATTTGTGGTGTGGCTAATTGCGGGTTAACTTCCTCACCATATAATGCGTTATTGGCAGTAATCGCTTGGTTTATAGTATCGAGTACTAATTGAGGATTATTAAACGATACATCGTTATCTATAATTAAGTAATCAGGTATAAATAGGGTTCGACCATCTGCATCATTAAAGTTATTTGCGCCTGGAAGCACAATATCTGCAAACAAATCAGCTCTTGGACGATTCCAGTTACCGAAGCTGTTACTTGACGATATGCTATTATTCGAGTTGGAAGTTTTGTTCCAGCGAACTCCCAAATCAACATCATAAAAAAATGAATTTATTTCAGATACATCGTAAGTGAAATCAATTCGAGCAGCCCCTTCACTTCCTTTACGTCCGCCCAAACCTTGGCCAATGCTGCGTATTGCGTAATTACTAGGATCTAGTAGTTCGGCGCTTGAAGGCGTTTCGGCTAAACCTGGTGCAATGCCGAATTCAAAGGTATTGTTAGCAATATTAAATATTGCAGGTGTACCATTATCGTTAAAGGTATCAGGTCCAGGCTGGGTGCTATGTGGGTTAATAAAATCGAGCTCAGAATTGAGCGAAGGACTATGTGTTTCTGAATCTGAATATGATACTTCTGCGACAAGTGTATACATGTCTCCGGTCCACTCACTTCCCAATGCAAACACAGTGCTTTCTGTAAGACGAGTAGAATTCTGGTTACTCGTGCGCAAATTTGGATCTATTCGCTCTAAACCGCCGACTTGTTCAGAGCCTACACCCAAAATCCCACTGGTAACCACCTGTACTGTACCAAGATCTAAAGTGCCGTAACGGCCATCAACGCTACCTAAATCTATACTCTCGAAACCAGTATTTGTAGTTGCATTAATAACTGGATTACCACCCGTACCTGAAAAGAAAGCGCGCGAGTTCTTTTGTGCACGTTCTTGGTCGTTTAGGGTTGCATCAAAATAAAATTTTAAGTTAGATGATTTTTCAAGCTCAAAGGATGCGGTTAAGTTTTTGGTTTCATAATCAGCCGCATTAAGTGGCTGGTCTAGGAACTGGGTTCTTAAAAATGGAAATGATTCAGCACTTGCTAATCCTGAATCTGATAATACTACTCTGTCGCGGTCAAATCGTGGGTTTGCGGAAGCAACATCTTGCTCGGCATAGCTACCAGTTAGAACAATACCCACTTTACCAAAATCGGTCTCCCAATTGTTGCCAAATGTTCCGGAAATTCTGGGTACCGTGCTATCTGCCAAATCACTATTTTCTGCTTGTATTCTAAATTGCATTAAGCGTTTTTTTAGGCTGTTCCCTCTTAATGTGCGTAAGTTAATAGTCCCGCCCACTGAGCCTTCAACTGTTTTCGCTGTTGACGCTTTAGTTACTTCTAAAGACGCGATAAGTGCGGCAGGTAAATCATCAAAACTAATACCCGTTCGTCCACTGCCTGAAGTAACCGTAGATACGCCATTAATTTCTACACGGTTTGCGTTAGTTCCGCGTATCTGTACTCCCGTACCAACACCATTTGTTCTATCAATTTGCACACCTGTAATATTTTCAAGTACTTCAGCAAGATTATTATCTGGGAGTTTGCCTATATCATCAGCCTGAATCACTTCTTTTAGGTTAGCGGCATTTCTTTTCTCGTAAAGCGCACTCGCCAATGCGCTTCTGATACCAGAAACTTCTATTATTTCAGTCTCTGAGTCATCTGATTTTTCTGTTTCTGTGCCAGTAGTTTGTGCTATCGATGTTATCGACGTTCCATATAGTGCTGATGCGACAGCAAGTGCAATACCCAATTTCTTTTTGTGCGTGTTTGCTTCCATTTTTCGCTCCGTTTTAGCATTAACGTTGGTGGAGCAATAAATATATGCACAAAAATAACAAATAACAAACAAATTAAATACAATTAGATCATATTAGGTCGTCATTTGTTGCTTACGGTTATTTGAAGTTACTAACCTTTTACGTTCTTATTAGTGCTTTCAGCAATGAGTACTTCAATTCCAAAGGATTCAAAAAAGGAAATTAGTTCTTTATCGATACCAGAATCTGTTATCAAAATATCTACTTCTGTTAATGGGCATAAAATATATTTTGATCTTTTACCTATTTTATCACTGTCGGCAAGCACAATGAGCTTTTCAGTACGCTTTTTTAATTTTTGCTCAGACCTGATTAATAAGGGATCAGATTCCATCACGCCGTATTTTCCTATGCCCGATGTACCCATAAACATCATACTGCCGTGATAATATTCAGACCCATCATTCTCGTACGAGCTTAATAAAATTCCTTGCTCTCTATATATTTCCCCACTTGGTAGGGAAATTCGGCTTTCACTATTTGTAGTCAGGTAATTAGCCAATTCTAATGAATTCGTTAATATGTTGAGTCTCAAATCAATAAGAAACTCAGCCATCATGTGTGTTGAGAGACCGCCACTAATTATTAATGAGTCGCCATTTTTACACAGTTGCGCTGCTTTTTTTGCTATCTGTT harbors:
- a CDS encoding TonB-dependent receptor, with the translated sequence MEANTHKKKLGIALAVASALYGTSITSIAQTTGTETEKSDDSETEIIEVSGIRSALASALYEKRNAANLKEVIQADDIGKLPDNNLAEVLENITGVQIDRTNGVGTGVQIRGTNANRVEINGVSTVTSGSGRTGISFDDLPAALIASLEVTKASTAKTVEGSVGGTINLRTLRGNSLKKRLMQFRIQAENSDLADSTVPRISGTFGNNWETDFGKVGIVLTGSYAEQDVASANPRFDRDRVVLSDSGLASAESFPFLRTQFLDQPLNAADYETKNLTASFELEKSSNLKFYFDATLNDQERAQKNSRAFFSGTGGNPVINATTNTGFESIDLGSVDGRYGTLDLGTVQVVTSGILGVGSEQVGGLERIDPNLRTSNQNSTRLTESTVFALGSEWTGDMYTLVAEVSYSDSETHSPSLNSELDFINPHSTQPGPDTFNDNGTPAIFNIANNTFEFGIAPGLAETPSSAELLDPSNYAIRSIGQGLGGRKGSEGAARIDFTYDVSEINSFFYDVDLGVRWNKTSNSNNSISSSNSFGNWNRPRADLFADIVLPGANNFNDADGRTLFIPDYLIIDNDVSFNNPQLVLDTINQAITANNALYGEEVNPQLATPQIQISSFFDIEETTTALYAQGNYNLELGDTILRGNVGLRYVTTDIESRGTSEINGEVVPSTESTSYNFLLPRINLAAELTEQLVVRAGIGKDIRRPDFDSLSTSTTFGTSASGIVNVGNPALEPEQIWSYDLSMEYYFTNSSFVSIGAFHKERENLITSIQDQPAEPIGETGQIERDVTAPCEGGGIFNPNVPAENYNVFSSRTDTTGICVIKRSQINASGTETQSGIEIAGQFDLSGYEDELGWASGFGIIANYTYQKSGEALDEFRDATNPINQLLGRTDTNNSTATLADDVVTERITLDNLSENAYNITAFYDKYGLNVRMRYTWRDAFTQSENVMRFNLPPVIGARGQLNMSVNYDINEMISVGVEGVNLTREDRTKWCFNEDTLLCEQSLTDRRVTLGMTVKL
- a CDS encoding DeoR/GlpR family DNA-binding transcription regulator — encoded protein: MLEKHRQQLIKEVLAKQQFVSVKNLTQQLQVSEATIRRDINKLSKTGVVKKIQGGVESIEHLYDKQVLGPSSFSAAKEKRTLAKKQIAKKAAQLCKNGDSLIISGGLSTHMMAEFLIDLRLNILTNSLELANYLTTNSESRISLPSGEIYREQGILLSSYENDGSEYYHGSMMFMGTSGIGKYGVMESDPLLIRSEQKLKKRTEKLIVLADSDKIGKRSKYILCPLTEVDILITDSGIDKELISFFESFGIEVLIAESTNKNVKG